Proteins from a genomic interval of Falco rusticolus isolate bFalRus1 chromosome 7, bFalRus1.pri, whole genome shotgun sequence:
- the NDUFAF1 gene encoding complex I intermediate-associated protein 30, mitochondrial, with protein sequence MALTVTLLNSAYLHGRCSRHNVLHPLIGPLLSNSTSKLYSSYRRPGAQPEKKPSLQNTDFSFKKGIDVLKTQLSMLKKETEDHIVGPGGHSLSRYLLEQTRVVWEFRCQEDLNKWVISSDVEIGGKSEVYLKLGRNNQAALLYGNLNTEVPRDGETKYSGYCSMRAKPLVGSFARKKYYDWSNFNSLYLRVRGDGRPWMVNIYTDPYFSHQKDDLYNYFMFTRGGPYWEEIKIPFSKFFLSSRGRVQDDQHPIWLDKISTLGFTIGDKIDGPFQLEIDFIGLLNDRAHTEEFAYETYEKNPKV encoded by the exons ATGGCTCTTACTGTTACATTGCTCAACAGTGCTTACTTACATGGTCGATGCAGCAGGCACAATGTTTTGCATCCCTTAATTGGACCTCTCCTCAGCAATTCTACATCAAAATTGTATAGCAGCTACAGGAGGCCAGGGGCGCAGCCCGAGAAGAAACCGTCTTtgcaaaatactgatttcagtTTTAAGAAGGGCATTGATGTCTTAAAGACGCAGCTTAGCATGCTGAAGAAGGAGACCGAAGATCACATAGTAGGGCCTGGAGGCCATTCGCTCAGTCGGTACCTGCTGGAGCAGACAAGGGTGGTGTGGGAGTTTCGGTGCCAAGAAGATTTAAATAAATGGGTTATTTCTTCTGATGTAGAGATTGGAGGGAAGAGTGAAGTTTACCTCAAACTGGGTAGGAACaaccaggctgctctgctgtaTGGAAACCTCAATACAGAAGTACCTCGCGATGGGGAGACAAAATACAGTGGATATTGTAGTATGAGAGCTAAACCGCTGGTG GGATCTTTTGCTAGGAAGAAGTATTATGACTGGTCAAACTTCAATAGTCTGTATTTACGGGTCCGTGGCGATGGTAGACCTTGGATGGTAAACATCTATACAGACCCTTACTTCTCTCATCAAAAGGACGACCTCTACAACTACTTCATGTTCACCCGAGGAGGCCCATACTGGGAGGAAATAAAG ATCCCATTCTCCAAATTCTTTCTCTCCAGTCGGGGAAGAGTCCAGGATGACCAGCACCCTATCTGGTTAGACAAG ATTAGTACCCTTGGATTCACGATCGGAGATAAAATAGATGGTCCATTCCAGCTGGAGATTGATTTTATTGGGCTACTGAATGATAGAGCTCACACGGAAGAATTTGCCTATGAAACATATGAAAAGAATCCTAAAGTCTGA